The following nucleotide sequence is from Drosophila takahashii strain IR98-3 E-12201 chromosome 3L, DtakHiC1v2, whole genome shotgun sequence.
acctCATAAACATACATAGTTGTCAAGGGCTAGCAACcaattttttcttaagttAGGTAAGCCATAAAAATCTGAAccttttaattttcctcaGCTGACTCCACTACTCACCTCGCCCGGTCCAGTTTGACGCACTTGAGCGGCCCGCGGGCCACGACGGTCGCCGCCCTTGGTCGATCCAAAAGCAGAGCAATCTCGCCAAAGTAATCACTGCTACCCAGACGGCCCACTTCGGCGGGTTCCTCGCCCTGCTGATTAGATAAGATAGATTTCATTATTGTGGATCTCTGCAGGTGAGACAGATTAGAATCTCGGTCACTCACCTCCGAACGCTGCTGCAGCACCACCGCACAGCCCTCGAGGATAATGTAGAAATCATCGCCGGCGGCTCCCTGCTTGACAATCGTTTCGCCATCATCGAAGGAGCACGTCTCCAGCGAATCGGCCACTGTCAGCCGCTCCCATTTGTCCAGACTCTCCAGAATGGAGACGCGCGACAAGAACTCCTCGTACATCTTGCGCTTGCGAATGGTCGAGCCCATCAGGATGCGGCGGTAGGAATCGCGGTCGATGCCCCACAGCTTCACATCGGTCTTGGCCCGCACGGTGGCGGCGCGTGGAGTGCCATAGATGAGGGCCAGTTCGCCAAAGCTGCCGCCCTCGCTGATGGTGGTCACCAGTTCGGAGTTGACAAAGACCTAAAAGAGATTTAAATAGGTTATTAAAGATTCAAACACACGTAAAagagttaaataataaatttatcgatattttcgatatattATTTCGacaatatcgatgttttcaattgcaaaaaatattcgatttcgaaaaatattataatgtcgATATTTTTTTGGTCTTTTACAAGTTTACAAATTTGATTACCCTACAGAAACCCATTAATATACTCACATCGACCTCGCCCACATCGATTACGTAGAAATTATCGCCTTCGTCGCCCTGCTGGATGATATTTTCGCCGGCAATGTGATTCACGGGGAACATGGCATCGAATATATCGGATCGCTCGCTCTCGTCCAAATGGGCGAAGAGGACGTTCTTGGCGATCGCCTTGGACAGGGCATTCATTGTCTTGTAGTCCTTGGGCACCACCTTCTTCACATAGTTGGCGGCATCTTCCTCGGTGACGGGCTCCGCGGAGATTCCGCCACGCCGGCGAACCGGTGGAGCTGCTGTCTGTGGCATCGGGCTGAGATCTTCGCAGTCGTCGGGGCTGATTACCTGCCTACTGGCATCCAGTTTGACTTGTTCCTGCCAAagataaagataaaaataacaatatcaTGAGTATTTTGGGTTTGTTTAATGGCACACAAATCGCGGTTCATTATCACTTTATTCAATATCTCGCGAGAGAAAACATATGCATAATTTATAGACCAAGTAAAGACAGATTAACATGTAATATATATGTAacaaatattctataaatagTTGAACCCTGTTGCCAAATATCAAAGCTTAACACTTCCCCTCAATCAACAAATATTGCTCTCACTTTTTGAAATTTCGGAGGGGGAAATGATATGATTAAACTGCTGCAGGAGTCAACTTTCAAAGTGCGTTGGCGTTTTGACTAAAAGCCAGATAAATGTGCGTCACTCTCAATGGGCCTCTGGGAACTGCAACCAGTGGTTGCTTTGTGCAGCACGAGATGCGCCGCACCCGGGAAAGCTCTTCCCGCCCACATCCGCAACTCATAAGCTCCATATTACCGCTTCGGAAATCAAAAGAGAAGCCAAAAGCGGGAAGCCAAAGAGCTTTACATCCTGACTTTTGTTGCGCATTCCGGTTGCCCCGGAGTCCCTATGCAAATCAAATCCCGAGGTGCCCGTACTCCCACCCAAAAGCTGCAATGTCCAGCTGTCCAATTGCAGTCCGTTTCCCACTGTGACGTCAAACCACTCGAGCAGAAATGGCCAGCTGCTGTCCCAAGATGCTGATTAAGTTGCATTAAATTGTCACTCGCTGGCAGTTATGGCTGCAATTGAAATGCGTTAGGATCAGTGTCCTATAAATAGGCTGGGATGGTCCACTTTAATGGTTTCTCGAAGGCAGACAGCATTTTGGGTTGCCAAAACGGACATTATCTGGATTAAATACGATGTTAAAGATCATAACTAATTGCTGTAATGCTTtgggaattttaaaatgaattaaattattagtCTGTTGAGTTGCATAACATTTTACTATTCCAATAATAActcacaaaattattttaaaaattgtttccaAACAGCTAAAGCATCaacaaaaaatgattttcctCCTAAACATATTtcaatcaaaaaaccaaaatgctTTCCAAGTCATATCGAAGTGTTtgcatttaatataaaaataattgcacTTGATTTGATTCCCCCACCCAGCCGACCGCAACCTCTTGAACGCAATTATTTTACCAGCCAGCCATAAACATCATTGTGGCCCGCCAAGAACTTCAAATGAACGACGTCgctcattaatttttattgtctaAACATTTCGTGTATTATACCAAACCAAAAATCGCATGAAGTACGCAGGAATAGTGTAAACAAAAAGCGGtgggcaaaagcaaaataaaaacagaaaaccgcAATTAATAGGTGAGCTAAGCAATTTGCCAGCCGATCATGGATTGTTCATCGACGATAACGAACTACTCAATGAATTCCCCCAGCCGAATGTCGCCTCCACCAATTGACGGAGCTCTTGGGTGGCTGCCAGTCAGCTGAAGGAACCTGAAGTCAGGCAGTCAGGTGTCAAAACAGAAGATAAACGAGTGCTGCCGCCCAAAAATATCAACGTTTGGCATACAAATGTCTGTTAATTAAGCAGAGATAAAGTCGAGCTTATTACCTCAGCAactaaaatgataaatttaatagaATTCAACATcttaaaatttccaaaatatgttaaaaataaattagtttaagttTGTGGTATAAAATAAGAAGAATTAGACAATCTATTATTGGATTATTCACTTTATGGGAAGTTCGCTGGGAGATcagtgaatatattttttattatatttgtttttttttattatttatttttttttattatttatttttttttaataatacaaataactACTTAAGTGATTCCAAACAATCGGACTATAAAATAGCAAATATACTGCAAAACTTTGATGAATAATTTCCAAAGCCCCAAGTTCAGAGCTGCCAAGTATGTAAATTGCATACTCTACTCTATCATGCAGTCAGCTTACTGGGTGGCAGTATCAAAACATTCCCGATTCCCCCCCTTTTTGCAATTGCAAAACTTTGCAACTTTGTTTACGACCATTTAGCCAGGGACAGCGCCCAGAACCGAGAGCCCAGAAACGAGAACCGAGAACGGAGAACCCAGAACCCGGCACTTTGAGAGGCGCGTGTGCCTGGCGATGTGACCGTGACCTTTGTGCAGACGCGGAGTCGGCGCCCAGTCGACTTATAGCCCTGGCCCTGGCCATGGACATGGCCATGAAGCACCCAACAACCAACACAGCCCAGCCCAACCCATCGCaaccaccacccacccactctcATCACCCTTTGACCCTCTGCGATATTCCTCGCGATTTTCCCGGGCGACGTTCAGCTTTTGGCAACGTTCCCTGTGACATATTAAACGGAAATCGATTTCGGATTGTAAATTGAATCCAATCCCCGCCCGGATGGGCTGACTTTGCGGTCTGGCCCCGCCTGATTGGATGGGTGTTCATTTTCCACGTACATGGGCCCTGACTTTAAAGTGGAGTCTTGTCACCAGTCACCCGCCTTATCAACGGGGTTCGCTAATAAAACGGCAAATAACATTTATGGGAATCATGACAAATGCAGGTTTTGATTAGGTGACGACAATTGGTGGGAAAAGGTGGGTGCGACATGTGCAAAGGGTGGGCCAAGATGCGGTGACGGCAAGGTAATGAAGCCTAATTACCCGGCATTTTCATCTATTACGAAATCAATTATGTTTAATAACCTTGTATGGCTGCCCGCAGAGCTATTAACATGTAAGTTGTTGAAGGAttttatatcttaaaaaaactttaaatattttaatttttaagattttaaaatatatttcccatTTTCGTAAAGGTTCTTTCTTTTCTCCAGTTAAAGTGTTCTTTAAGCAAAAATACCTGAGAATGTCTTAAATTTTGAAAGTAGATCTAGGAAAttacttttgaaatattttcaaaatagaaaacaaacaCAGTAACTGGAGACCCTTCATTCAAGTTCAAATTTCAGATTGCCTTGCTGAGGCCAACAAACAATCAGTTTGTATAATACTTTCGTAAGAGACACAACtatttctaaa
It contains:
- the Pka-R1 gene encoding cAMP-dependent protein kinase type I regulatory subunit isoform X2, whose amino-acid sequence is MSYMMAKTLEEQSLRECEHYIQTHGIQRVLKDCIVQLCVCRPENPVQFLRQYFQKLEREQVKLDASRQVISPDDCEDLSPMPQTAAPPVRRRGGISAEPVTEEDAANYVKKVVPKDYKTMNALSKAIAKNVLFAHLDESERSDIFDAMFPVNHIAGENIIQQGDEGDNFYVIDVGEVDVFVNSELVTTISEGGSFGELALIYGTPRAATVRAKTDVKLWGIDRDSYRRILMGSTIRKRKMYEEFLSRVSILESLDKWERLTVADSLETCSFDDGETIVKQGAAGDDFYIILEGCAVVLQQRSEGEEPAEVGRLGSSDYFGEIALLLDRPRAATVVARGPLKCVKLDRARFERVLGPCADILKRNITQYNSFVSLSV
- the Pka-R1 gene encoding cAMP-dependent protein kinase type I regulatory subunit isoform X3 produces the protein MSKEQVKLDASRQVISPDDCEDLSPMPQTAAPPVRRRGGISAEPVTEEDAANYVKKVVPKDYKTMNALSKAIAKNVLFAHLDESERSDIFDAMFPVNHIAGENIIQQGDEGDNFYVIDVGEVDVFVNSELVTTISEGGSFGELALIYGTPRAATVRAKTDVKLWGIDRDSYRRILMGSTIRKRKMYEEFLSRVSILESLDKWERLTVADSLETCSFDDGETIVKQGAAGDDFYIILEGCAVVLQQRSEQGEEPAEVGRLGSSDYFGEIALLLDRPRAATVVARGPLKCVKLDRARFERVLGPCADILKRNITQYNSFVSLSV
- the Pka-R1 gene encoding cAMP-dependent protein kinase type I regulatory subunit isoform X4, which codes for MPQTAAPPVRRRGGISAEPVTEEDAANYVKKVVPKDYKTMNALSKAIAKNVLFAHLDESERSDIFDAMFPVNHIAGENIIQQGDEGDNFYVIDVGEVDVFVNSELVTTISEGGSFGELALIYGTPRAATVRAKTDVKLWGIDRDSYRRILMGSTIRKRKMYEEFLSRVSILESLDKWERLTVADSLETCSFDDGETIVKQGAAGDDFYIILEGCAVVLQQRSEQGEEPAEVGRLGSSDYFGEIALLLDRPRAATVVARGPLKCVKLDRARFERVLGPCADILKRNITQYNSFVSLSV
- the Pka-R1 gene encoding cAMP-dependent protein kinase type I regulatory subunit isoform X1, whose protein sequence is MSYMMAKTLEEQSLRECEHYIQTHGIQRVLKDCIVQLCVCRPENPVQFLRQYFQKLEREQVKLDASRQVISPDDCEDLSPMPQTAAPPVRRRGGISAEPVTEEDAANYVKKVVPKDYKTMNALSKAIAKNVLFAHLDESERSDIFDAMFPVNHIAGENIIQQGDEGDNFYVIDVGEVDVFVNSELVTTISEGGSFGELALIYGTPRAATVRAKTDVKLWGIDRDSYRRILMGSTIRKRKMYEEFLSRVSILESLDKWERLTVADSLETCSFDDGETIVKQGAAGDDFYIILEGCAVVLQQRSEQGEEPAEVGRLGSSDYFGEIALLLDRPRAATVVARGPLKCVKLDRARFERVLGPCADILKRNITQYNSFVSLSV